A region from the Lolium perenne isolate Kyuss_39 chromosome 4, Kyuss_2.0, whole genome shotgun sequence genome encodes:
- the LOC127295795 gene encoding uncharacterized protein yields MSTPGARGYWSDGETSALVEAWGQLHVGRIRGPVRDAEWRQVCSAVNAHRAAAGHRFDRSIAQCQWRMYSFKSQYKKELAKGQPTSGWRHFAQLRTILAGPDDGLPPSFAAKMPAASVVKEEAMVEDVEEKEEEAMVEEVEEKEEASGGASGSVGRKTVPAKRHFSSLEDILDRSGGPPPGFPPRMPATAKKAKKEEVKDEHGAPSADWLPGAVVTKLAEMYWSVEIQRLRVEMERLRVAKETMAMERERERRAAKVEDEKLGETDEATMTD; encoded by the coding sequence ATGTCCACTCCGGGTGCTCGCGGGTACTGGAGCGACGGCGAGACGTCGGCTCTGGTTGAGGCGTGGGGCCAGCTGCACGTCGGCCGCATCCGAGGCCCGGTCCGTGACGCCGAGTGGCGGCAGGTGTGCAGCGCCGTCAACGCCCACCGCGCAGCCGCCGGACACCGCTTCGACCGCAGCATCGCTCAGTGTCAGTGGCGCATGTACTCCTTCAAGTCGCAGTACAAGAAGGAGCTCGCCAAGGGACAGCCGACGTCGGGGTGGCGCCACTTCGCCCAGCTCCGGACCATCCTGGCCGGCCCCGACGACGGCCTGCCTCCCAGTTTCGCCGCCAAGATGCCGGCGGCTTCCGTCGTCAAGGAGGAGGCGATGGTGGAGGATGTGGAAGAAAAGGAGGAGGAGGCGATGGTGGAGGAGGTGGAAGAAAAGGAGGAGGCGAGTGGCGGTGCGAGTGGGTCGGTcgggaggaagacagttccggcGAAGCGCCACTTCTCCAGCCTCGAGGACATCCTGGACAGATCGGGCGGGCCGCCTCCCGGCTTCCCGCCCAGGATGCCGGCGACTGCCAAGAAGGCCAAGAAGGAGGAGGTGAAAGATGAGCATGGGGCGCCGAGCGCGGATTGGTTGCCGGGGGCCGTGGTGACGAAGCTAGCGGAGATGTACTGGAGCGTGGAGATACAGAGGCTCCGCGTGGAGATGGAGAGGCTCCGCGTGGCGAAGGAGACGATGGCgatggagagggagagggagaggagagccGCGAAGGTGGAGGACGAGAAGCTGGGAGAAACCGACGAGGCAACGATGACTGACTAA